One stretch of Thermoleophilaceae bacterium DNA includes these proteins:
- a CDS encoding NUDIX hydrolase, with protein MAVEREFSAGGVVVRNMRGRPYLAAVRVKDGKVLALPKGHIDPGESAAEAATREVREETGVEATLIEKIEDIRYWYVRGGTRVVKVVSFFLFRYRSGSVEDHDHEVDSAEWVPLAEAPKLLSYRGEREVAAAAQSRWGTGR; from the coding sequence TTGGCGGTTGAGCGCGAGTTCTCAGCCGGCGGCGTGGTGGTGCGGAACATGCGCGGGCGTCCCTACCTCGCCGCCGTCCGGGTGAAGGACGGGAAGGTGCTCGCGCTGCCCAAGGGCCACATCGACCCGGGCGAATCGGCAGCCGAGGCCGCGACTCGGGAGGTGCGCGAGGAGACCGGCGTGGAAGCCACCCTGATCGAAAAGATCGAGGACATCCGCTACTGGTACGTGCGCGGCGGCACGCGCGTGGTGAAGGTGGTGAGCTTCTTCCTGTTCCGCTACCGCTCGGGCAGCGTGGAAGACCACGATCACGAGGTGGACTCGGCAGAGTGGGTACCGCTTGCGGAGGCCCCTAAACTGCTCTCCTACCGGGGGGAGAGAGAGGTGGCTGCCGCCGCACAGTCGAGGTGGGGCACCGGTAGGTAG
- a CDS encoding ASCH domain-containing protein, translating to MYVLNFYSPVFIDQLKRGRKTATIRLGDKASKYKKGQVVLVTVGFQHSPREKIFEAVIDAVEVKRVKELSPRDIEHDNPEFRRLDETIHFLEQIYGRPVDHDDVVTVVHFSAISERPTEITERLRTGPKQN from the coding sequence GTGTACGTACTGAACTTCTACTCGCCAGTCTTCATCGACCAGCTCAAGCGTGGCCGCAAGACCGCGACCATCCGGCTGGGCGACAAGGCGTCCAAGTACAAGAAGGGCCAGGTCGTGCTCGTCACGGTCGGTTTTCAGCACTCGCCACGGGAGAAGATCTTCGAGGCCGTGATCGACGCCGTGGAGGTGAAGCGCGTGAAGGAGCTCTCGCCGCGCGACATCGAGCACGACAACCCGGAGTTCCGCCGGCTCGACGAGACGATCCACTTTCTGGAGCAGATCTACGGGCGGCCGGTTGATCACGACGACGTCGTGACCGTCGTCCATTTCAGCGCGATCTCCGAGCGGCCCACGGAGATCACGGAACGCC